GcctttttattagaaaaaaaacaaatcaccCTGCACATAAGGAATTGGTTTTTCTTGTCATGTTCATTAGGTGCTGTTCCTTTTTGTAGCTGTACATTTCCAATCCATTTGACCTAAAATCCTAGTTATGACCTATTTGGCATGTCTTGCTTTTCACacttttttgttgttgtgtatTTGTTTCATAAAGGCtggagaaaagagaaaagaagaagaaacaatagAACTTGAAGGACCATTAGGAAAGAGTGAAGCTGTGAACCGTGAATTGGTTTCCATCGAGAGCGAGCTATCATCTCTCCGCAATAACGGTTCAATCGATCCTTTCGGGCTGTACTTATACGGTCTTGTTCTGAAAGAGAAAGGTAGTGAAGTTCTTGCTCGCACAGTCCTTGTTGAATCCGTAAACACCTATCCTTGGAATTGGAGTGCTTGGTTAGAACTCCAATCCTTGTGCAATAGTATCGAAATCCTACACAGCCTCAATTTGAATAACAACTGGATGAAAGATTTCTTTCTCGCCAGCACTTACCAAGAACTCCGTATGCACAACGAATCCTTAGCAAAGCTCGAGCAAATCCAGGGAACGTTCGGTCTCAGTAACTACATTCAAGCCCAAATCGCGAAAGCCCAATATTCTCTACGTGAATTCGAACAAGTCGAGGTCATATTCGAAGAACTTCTGAGAAACGACCCGTACAGAGTAGACGATATGGATATGTATTCAAACGTACTCTATGCAAAAGAATGCTCATCCGCCCTAAGTTATCTCGCGCACAGGGTGATCTTAACCGACAAATATAAACCGGAGTCTTGTTGCATTGTCGGAAATTATTACAGCTTGAAAGGTCAACATGAGAAATCAGTTATGTATTTCAGGAGAGCtcttaaactaaataagaaattCTTGACAGCTTGGACTTTAATGGGTCACGAGTATTTAGAGATGAAGAATACTCCAGCAGCAGTAGATGCCTATAGAAGAGCTGTGGATATTAACAGTTGCGATTATCGAGCTTGGTATGGCTTAGGTCAGGCTTATGAGATGATGGGTATGCCTTTATACGCTCTTCATTACTTTAAGAAGTCGGTTTTTTTGCAACCTAGTGATTCACGTTTGTGGATTGCTATGGCTCAGTGTTATGAAACCGATCAGCTTAATATGTTGGAGGAGGCGATTAAATGTTATAGAAGAGCTGCAAATTGTAACGACAGGGAAGCGATCGCGTTAGCGCAACTGGCAAAGCTGCACGATCAGCTTGGACATGAGGAAGAGGCGGCCTTCTTTTATAAGAAGGATTTGGAGAGAATGGAAGCAGAAGAAAGGGAAGGTCCcaatatggttcaagctctgaTCTTTCTTGCTACTTATTGTAAGTCTCGAAAGAGATTTGAAGAATGCGAGGTTTATTGTACTCGTTTACTTGATTACAATGGCCCGGTAAGTTGTCTTCTTTTTCTTAATCTCATTTAATGATCCCATTGATTTTAGTTGGATTATGATCATGATCCAGACACatctccctttttgatgttaATTTACATGGTGGTTTTTTTGGTCTTGCAGGAAAAGGAAACCGCGAAGAGCTTGCTTCGAGCTATTAGGGTATCGCAACAAGCGGGGTTTCCTCCCTCGGATGATGATGAACATTTTCCTCTCTAATAATATAGAGGTAAAGTAAAAGATTGCAGTTGTTTCTTAGAAATTCACAAAATATTAGAGTTCTTTCAggtttgtattattttcaaatttgaggTTTTTAGTATGTTagcaataattaaaaaaaaatgttactagGAAACTGTGTGTGAAGGTATAGATAGCATTTGTTGGTTTTGCATTGTTgcagattatttgaaaacaactttaatttattgaaaattgagATTATTTGGATAAAAGAGGTGGATACAACTATATagtgaaataataattaaagaaaaaatttgttgttaatgatttgatgtttttttgggaaaaattgttGTTAATGATTTGATGTTGATGTGTTAATGGTTGGATAGATTAAAAGAGACGCACAATGCACcacaattatatttattgattagtaaactcaaatatttattttgttattttagattttattgattttttttttaaattgattgataaaatagtagttaattatttttaaatttaaattttataaaaataaaatattttaattaaaaagttaaataattaaacgaattaaaatataatataattaaataatgttttgatagatggatttttaattgttttttaaaaattatatatttaaatataaaattaattaaaaaataataataaataaatagcactataaaaaatatatttataaaattaaatatattaattaatttatttgaacaattaataatatttttttataatttatatatatatatttatttacttttaatgtaaattgatataagattgtaaaataattataaattcttaaaattttattattataaatataaaatcatgagaattttgtttattaaatagttatctaaaattaaaattggaaaTAGGTAAAAGATTTGAATCAGAACAACTCCATAAATATGGAGATATCGAGGAAATAGATGCGGTTTGAAAACTTCCGAGTCAGGCCTCTTTGGATCACGACTCACACGTGAGCTACTAGTGTCTCCTGCAACTGGAAGACCCATAGCTTCACCTAACTTCTTAAGAACTTCTTTGTCATTCTAGTACTTGACGTcacaaataaattcaaatacaGAAAGATGGTGGACTAAACTACTTTAACAGCATAGTGGAATAACTAAGACCATCAAATGAAAATAATCCATCCATGGGCTAAATTGGAACCTTCAAACATAAAAAGGTTCCAATGGTATTTGGCTTATATGCAGTGATAGTAACAACAAAACCTCCCGTTCTTTGGGAAAGTGATTTTCATTCTACTTGACTTACATCAATCTTAACAAATTTTCAAgagtttaactaaaaaaattgtttaagattttttttacttttgtgtgtgtgtttttttttctattttttttttcttttacatcactcttattttaattaaatcatttaagttattaattaaaataaaatatctttattttacttttattatggTTTGtaaatattactattattatagtttttgtatatattattattattgttatggttttttagatattattattatttatattaataataatataaattaataataataatatattaatattaataatgataataatagtaatattaatattaatattaatattaatattgttaataataataatattaacaatataaattattaataatatttttttattaataatattaatagtattaataaaattaataataatatcaatattaatattaatattgttattgataataatattaacaatgatattaatcatattaataatattattattttaattattaaaattattttaattattaataataataatataattaattttgttaatataattaattttattaatattattattaataatattaatttgattaacaatttttttattattaatattattattattaatatattaataaatttattattaataaaataattattaaaaatataaattttatttttattaatatttttattaataataatattattaataatattattatttttgttattaatattatttttattattaatattattaataataataaaattaatatttttaataattatattattaataataatattattatttataatttcattattaaaaatattaattttattaaaaatattaattaataataatattattattaataatattaattttattattaagaatattaattttattaataactttattattgataatataattattaaaaatattaattttattattattaatatttttaatattaattttattattattaataataataacattattatttttattaatattattaattttataaataattttattagtaatgttaattttattaataattatattaatttttttattaataataataatattattattataaaggaGTCTGTCATGTTTATTGTTTCTCAATGTTTAGATAACTtcctttatttatattattttttttaaaaataaaaatattattattaatattgttattatgaattttgctattatttataatattattaataatattaatattttattattattaataattttattattattattaatattaatatttattattattattaatttatttttatatttatattttaatatatatatttaaattattatttattttataaataattaataaatattaataaatttataaaaaaattaaaacacgattattaacaaatttgaaagaaaaaaaatcatatataaaacaatagttatttgaattattaataaattgagttattataatattttttaaatttatttaaattttatataaataaaataataatattttaattaatattttaaattaaattaaataggataaatgattttttcataaagatataaaaataataatcaattaccTCTAAattctcttatttattattatctataatatatttaaaacaatcaaatttaaaaatgacaaaatttgaaattaattttaatagctacttatatataataaattcttatatctttttaataattataataatatttctataaatttttaagagtttaattaACTATACGATTTTAAAGCTAATTTAATTTTGGATATtctaatgttaattttttttttaaaattttcttaattattgtAGCTCGTATGATttccaaataataaaaataaatggcaatcattattttattatcacaCAAAATTCTACAAGAGTCAAAGTCACGTGTGTCTATTTTTcttcacttttttttctttcttcttaatTTCTTTCGTCTACAATCTTCCAAAATTTCACATTTCCTTGACTGTTGAATTCTATAGCCAATAATCTATCCATCTCTAACCTCTCTATTCTTGccaatcaattaattatcacaattcAATTTGTTGATTCAATCTCAGCTGCTTTCTGTATCAGGTTCATTTCTCTCCCTTCAAGTAACCATTAATGGAATTACCAAATTGAGCTTGATCAATCCTTGCCTTTCTTTTCTACACTCTTCAACATCGTTTTCCTTCGGAGTTATCAATATTCAACTATTTCTGTCGTTTTCCTTTGTTATTGATTCGATATCTGGATTATATTTGAAACCCTAATTTCACAGTTCATGAAAAAGTATTCCAACCTTGGATCTTAGTCATAGTTTTGGGTAGTGTAATTAGATCCTGAAGATAGTAAGTAGATAGTGTTTCGATTTGATGACTAATCATTGCTGCTGTATTTCCTTCTTCATTCCATTATCGAGATGGAGGGAAGTTCTTCTTTGCTTATTATTGTTTACTCAACTGCCAAGAATCCTTGGCGCTAGCGTGATACAAATTGAATCTTTAGGCTGCTCATTAAGTGATGGTTTGTTTTCCATAAATGGGAGATTGGTTGATAAAGAGTTATTCTGCAAGACCTTCAATTCTCAGTGTTGCCAATCACCTCCTTCATTAGGTAAACAACACAATGAGTAACActtattgttttttcttatgtATCTGAATCAATAGAATGCTCTAATAGAATGTATTTGCAGAGGGTTCAGGTCGAAAACTTTTGAGCGAAAGTAAGAATTTAGACAAGTCAGTATTGTCTTCTCCAAGGAACATGGTGGTGGCAGCATCGGGGATTATGGTTCTTTTATGTAGTTGTTTATGTCCATGTTTCTGGAGAAGAAGGAGAGAAATGGAACATCATGCTATGTCGAAGGATAATTCAAGTATGTAGAAGAATTTTGAATTATTCCACACCTTTATTATTCTTGAAGCTAATACAGAAAATTGTAATTTGTTGATTTGCAGTGAATGGTTTATCTACTTCTGCTGTGGAACTGGATAGTTATCCATTACGAATACCACCTAGTCCTTCGAGATTTTCCATGTCCCCTCCACCAAGTAGAGTAAATTCACTACATCTGAATCTGAATCTTATTATTAAAGCAACCCATCATTTCTCACCCTCGATGAAGATCGGAGAAGGTGGCTTTGGAGATGTTTACAAAGCTCAGTTTCCAGATGGACAGATAGTTGCTGTAAAACGAGCCAAGAAAGTAAgtttttgttttgataatacACCTTTATCACTTGagtgcttatttgaattaagttcatttgatgatttgtttaaagtaacttatttatttagattcaactcaaattaagtTAAGTTAAAAAAGCTAAAGATATTCATcttggtaatatatatataagggtAAGATAGTCTTGATCCAAATAATAACTTCATAAGAATGTCCAAAACAACAACTTAGACTTGAAAATgcataaaattacattataaggGTAAGATAGTCTTTAATGACTTTCTAAAAGTTAGTTacatattttatcaaatcaactaaGATATTATTTCGATTAATTACTTAAGATTTGGATATTTTCATttaagcttgtttgatcttgggttatttaaataaaccctatttaaataacttaattcatcaatcaaaatacCAAGATACccttacttattttttataaaatgtaaatacAAAAAGACATTCTAGTaatctaacttaaataatcCCAAAAACCCCACTTTTTTATCAAGCAAGTTTTTGATTTCATAACCTTCAAATAACACACTTTGTGGCTTAAAATTCAGTATTTAACATTCAATACTTATCAATAGTGTTAATATATCTCATATTTATGCTCTTTTGTGGAATAGGAACTATTCGAAGCCTTGAAAACCGAATTTACAA
This is a stretch of genomic DNA from Impatiens glandulifera chromosome 4, dImpGla2.1, whole genome shotgun sequence. It encodes these proteins:
- the LOC124935837 gene encoding anaphase-promoting complex subunit 8-like — encoded protein: MREREMGTKETCRIELRTAYRQLSDRCLYSASKWAAEQLVGIEQDPAKATPSHTRFQRGSSSIRRRFRTSDVISTPFAGVSYISTPALEEDHEFIDNDFYLLSKSYFDCREYRRAAHVLQNQTSKKAVFLRCYALYLAGEKRKEEETIELEGPLGKSEAVNRELVSIESELSSLRNNGSIDPFGLYLYGLVLKEKGSEVLARTVLVESVNTYPWNWSAWLELQSLCNSIEILHSLNLNNNWMKDFFLASTYQELRMHNESLAKLEQIQGTFGLSNYIQAQIAKAQYSLREFEQVEVIFEELLRNDPYRVDDMDMYSNVLYAKECSSALSYLAHRVILTDKYKPESCCIVGNYYSLKGQHEKSVMYFRRALKLNKKFLTAWTLMGHEYLEMKNTPAAVDAYRRAVDINSCDYRAWYGLGQAYEMMGMPLYALHYFKKSVFLQPSDSRLWIAMAQCYETDQLNMLEEAIKCYRRAANCNDREAIALAQLAKLHDQLGHEEEAAFFYKKDLERMEAEEREGPNMVQALIFLATYCKSRKRFEECEVYCTRLLDYNGPEKETAKSLLRAIRVSQQAGFPPSDDDEHFPL